aaaaaaaaaaaaacaacccaggCCCCCACCATGCCCCATCACCAGCAGTAGAGCAAGACATCCCACCCCAACCCACTAGACCCAATATGTAGTCAGTCCCCCGCCCAGCCAGAAGGTGAGACGGTGTCCCCAGTTTGGTGGAAAGGAAGGCAGAGAGGGACGCCTGACAAGGGAAGGAAACGAGAGATGACCCAGAGAACAGCCATGGAGCACACACCACACCCCCACACCAAGTAGCCATTCAGCCAGGAGCACCGCTGTGAGCAGCACTGTCAacataaacaatatttttgctCTACACAGAGGCAACTAAGCAGAGGAAAGATGGCCAAAACtggacacttgtatgacaaaaccatCATACGTGGATGTATATTGGAAGCACTATGGgtgaaaaaattgaaatgaagacAATAATCGTAAATTAAATGTGATGAGACAAATATTACAGCGTAGATTTTAATGTCAGTGCTTCTGACTACCCACCACAGATGAAATACTTGTATGGATTAGTAATTACAATAAATGTCCAATATTActaggaaaggctccagcaatcccgcgagcgcgaccttcgtgaggaaaagcggatcagaaaatggattgataaatatataaaatcagtCAAACAATCTGGTTCACTTACAtcatacaaaacaaacataaatccATTAAgggaaaataattacaaaaataaaattatgcaTAGAATACATTCGTGAGACTCCATTTTAAAAGGTTCTAAACGGATATCAATAATCAATTGAGCTTTCATCAATTTCAAAGACTTGAAATAACGATTGATTTCAATCAAGACAAATTTGAATACTGACGTTGACGTTCCCCGCACCCAGCGTGCCGATTGGCTGGAACCCTTCTTTGTGACGTAATTGCACCCGCCACTTGAATGCTTGGCGCCGTCTTAATTGCAGCTCGGCACATTCCATCGCGAAAGGTTTTGGTGGAGCATAGCGAACATGGACGCCGTCGTCTGTCGAAAGTCGGTGCGCAGAGACCTGTTCGGCGCCGCGGTCCGCGAGCGAATGGAGCGAGAGTTGGAAACCAAGCTCGTCCAAAGTATCCAGGAGGACACCCTGCGCTGGAATTTCAGCTTCCAGACTGAGACGCCGCTGTCCGGCAGCCTGCTGTGGGAGAAAGAGCGCGTGGAGCGCACCGCAGCCTTTTACCACGAATCCTCGGTGGGCAGCAGCATGTCCCCTTCTGCCGAGCTGGGTACGTCGTATAcgtaaatatatatgtgtgtgtatattatataagtACGTCGTACACGCATGGTATGGTGAAAGCCTTCCTACGCGGTGTGCTCTCATcttaattggggggggggggggatgtcgcCACTCGAGCTAGCTTAACGCCAATATGTTACGTCGTCCATCTGAGAAAACACGGCCTTCTCGTCATAACAAAACAGACACGGTTGCAGTACTTTCAACGTGATTAGAATGTGGTCACCAAAGGGTGTTGTGTCGTTTGGAAGTTACCCTTTGATGAACGGCCTGCCAACAGTCCTCCCCTCACGTGTATTCAAGTTGGGAACGATTGGACTTGCGATGTGGATGAAGACGCCACAAAAGTTCATTGACACACCACACGAAAAAGTGTTGCTCGCTCAATAGTGACAGCTCCAATCGTTCGAAAATCGCAGTTGAAAAGAAACGCGCACATGCTGCAAACATGACGTCAGGCCGTGAAATATTCACGCGCCAGCTCAATTTGTTCCCGTAGTTGTTTATGAAAAGAGTTTTAACATTTGCTCAAAAccttgtgtgaatgtgtgaaatATACCAAATTTGCAATAAAATCAAACTTATGGAATATTGTGAAACAAGTGTCATActaaatagacaaaaaaaatcgaTTCGTTTATTCAGTTTTTGAAGTGTCTTTGCTCAAAGGCGATTTAATGTCTCCTGAGTTCCTCTGCCCTAGAAAAAACTTCCATGCAAAaccttttgtgtttaaaaaaaaaaaaaaaaaaaaaatccatccatctttacagctgcttatccacacaagggtcactgggagtgctggagcctatcccagctgtcaactggcaggagcagggtacaccctgaactggttgccagccaatcgcagggcacatagagacaaacagctgcactcacaatcacacctaagtgcaatttagagtgtccaatgaatccatatttctgggatgtgggagggaagcggagtgcccggaggaaacccacacagccatgccgagaacatgcaaactccgcacacggagggctgggattgaacccgggacctcagaactgtgaggccaacgctttccaggtgctccactgtgccacctttttaaaattccaattttttggggggagggattTCAAGATCCCTGAGGTACTTACACAAGTATCTGCCACTTGTTTGTCATGCCGAGCTCAAAACACCTCAGCGTTGACGTGTGAAGCAGAGCCGATGCTTCACATACAATCAAATCAAGTTAATTTATCtgaaaacaattaaaacctCTCACCAGAAAAGTAAACAATGCTCCAagtacaaaaagatttccctaATTTGGCATCAAAAGATCAAAATAATACCAAATGGGAGAATTTCTTGCAACAATCGTGAAGTCAGCGGAACAAGATGAGGGCgagcaaaaatccacaacacaacaacaaaaacgtcATCCAACAAATCCACGTCAACACAATTTGTTTCTTTATAAACACGATTCGGAGTGGGACATCCAAACGACACATTTCCCGCATCGGTCagttgaccccccccctccccccttatTTATCTATGATCCGTGCCTATTCCGCAGCGAAAGTTTCACACTTGTATGCTTGACACAGTACTAACGCACTAACGTCGTGGGTCCCATCACTAAATTGTCGTGCGGGTATCGGCTGTCCATCCAGACGTGATCGCACCAAACCTTTTTGCGCTTTTGCCGCACAATGAATCAACTTGAAGCTCACTGAACGCTTTTTGGAATCAAACCTGTGAGCCGGATGTTAAAAATGACTCTATCCACTTTTTCTACCTTTCCTCACAATTGAGCTGTTGTCagtcaaatatttatatatatatatatatatatatatatatatatatatataattttttttttttttttttaaatcagtgtgtGAGGAGACTTTGGAGCACAGCCCCTCTGCTAACAAGCGTCCTGCTGAAGTCACCCCTGGCCTGACAAAGAAGGCGCTGACAAACTCTGCAATCAAGATCGCACGCAAATAGTATAATACAGGTAAGGGTACTGTGCCATATACTATATTACAATATAGAGTAAgtccggcggcacggtggagcagctggaaagggttggcctcacagtctggGATCCCGGGTTTGATGccaaccctccctgtgtggagtttgcatgttctcaccgtgcctgtgtgggtttcctcccacatcccaaaaacatgcaacattaattggacactctaaattgcctctgggtgtgattgtgagtgagttgtctgtctccatgtgccaatgctttaccagctgatccactgtgccgcctgatttatttgattgattttatttaatggaTGGAACCAACAAAACAATTCCTTATTTTCCCTTCCCTATAGATGAGGCACAGGCTTAGTGTTTGTGAGGCTGTGAGATGTTTGTGAATATCgtcccaattcattgtgatgtaatTTGCTTCAGAGAAGTTTTAGCtcaatgttcacttttttttttttttttttccctatcatCAGCGCTTATGGtggattgaagactaaaataaatgatcaaaacCATCAGTATAAAAATGCAACCAACTGTTGAATTAattgaattactttttttgtcctgttttccTTTTCCTCAGCAGATGTGTTGGTCTCAAACAAACGCGTTCCAGTGAAGTTATCCTAAAATGGGATCCATCTACATCTGGACATTGATTGACAATTACTAAAATAtctgcacttaaaaaaaaaaaattaaaaaaaagtctgaatacTGACATAATTTATTAAACATGCTTTGTTACAAAGACAAtataaaatgtgtatatataattaACAGTTCTTTATTAAAAGATTTTGTTCCCAGTTATCAAATCTGTACTtgtgtatattttattattagtgtTTGAATTGTATTTAACACACCCCTTCATTTTCCCCAGCCTGGTTTTAATGCTGTAGTTAAAATGGGTTAAGAAGTATACATGAATGGTATGCAGTCTCataacattattaaaaaaaaaaaaacaattaaaccaCATAGAGGCTATGAATTGTTGTCAGTGATAAAATTCTTCAATGGGGTTTTCTCAGTCTAGGTcctgttggtgtttttttttttttttttaactgaatcaAGCACAAAGCTTCGGATGTCACTTTCAAGCCAAATTGTCAAAACTCCGCAGGTTCTTAAAATAGATAATCATCTGGATTAAAAGAtaattgtgagaaaaaaaaatgacaaaagaaaagtcaactttttccattcattaactGTCATGAGCGAACAAtttacacagcaaaaaaaaaaacccatgaagAATACACCCAGTCTTTAGTTCAATTAGTTTAATAATATACATGAAggcaatgaataataaatacctGAAGAGATTTTTGGTGTATTACTGATAtgttgtgcatgaataaaaaaaaaatttcttttcTGTCATATGTACACAGATCTGTACTGTGCACACAGGTTACTGAAGTACACTTGAGAAAAAGACCAAAAGGTGGCGCTAGACAGACATCCAGTCTACAAGCAAATTCTTTGACCCCGGCCTACTATGCAATGTCGACTACAAGTATATAGTACATTCACTTTCGGTCAGTTTGCCCGAAATGCATTAATGGAGTGTCAAGGAAACAAGACCTGACTTAGGTGTTGTTAGAAATTGGTAGAATgtaggtttttaaaaaatattaagtcAACCAAAATActgaaaactgtttttaaaaaaatgaccacgcagcaaatcccaaaaacattacacAAACCAGCTACAATAGACCTAGCAAGTACATGGAATCGCTTACAGTGAAGCACACTTGATTGTCATCCGAATGTTGTCAGAAGTTAAAAGGTGAAACAACACCTTGGATGCAGTAGAGATTTAAGAGCACCCACTACCACGTGCTACCGACTTGGACTGTGTGTTTTAACAAGATGTCATCATCACTTTTAAAGCATTTGACTTGTGCAAAAGGGAGACAAAACAAATCAATCACACATCCTTGCTTCATATTATTTGCTCACAGTGTTGACATCAAATTAACATTAATGGAATGGATTGAGAAAAATTGTACAGGCAataaccatgtttttttttctaatcagaCATGCACAGAATTCACgttctaaagagaaaaaaattttGAGCTAAAAGTAGACTATTGATTGCACGCAGCAAAGTTCTTTTCGTGGCTAAACGTCACGGATTAAAAGGCAGttcatggagacaaagaagAAATCAACGCGAGTGCTTTTTACAGATTAAATAGACTAGATCAAATCTTGTCTGGGCAACAGATGGTGTCAGTAGAGAAAGGAACAGTCAAGCTGTGTTCCTGATCTGTAGTAACTGGTTGCCGGTTTAGCATCACCGCTGACAGAGAAGACAAAAGCCGCTCAAACAGCTCAGCCAAACTCCTTCACAGTGAGATAGATGCAACCTttggaaaaatcaaaaattaGGAAAGGACcgctttttgtgtgtgcagctgTGTGAGCCTGTTTCAACCGCCGTGGACATCGTCCTCGATTTACATGTGGATGGAACCGTTAGTGATTCCATTACTTCAGTGATCCGTCTTTATAGTGGAATGTTTATATTGGATTCCAGGTAAACATCTGTGGCTGAGGAATGGGAGCAGGAACCAGAGCCGGAGGTTCCACAACAGGAGCTGAGCTTCAGTCAGCTGCCAgtcatgtgaatttttttttttttttttttttagatcacgcAAGTTCGGGCCGTGCTTCCATTTCCCCACGAGAGGCTGTGCGCGCTCTCATGTACTCGTTGCTTTGGGCCGCTCTCTGAGTCCCGTTGCCACGCCGCCGTCGCCTCACCGCCAGGAAAGTGTTTAGGCCGTAAACACCTGTGGCCAGGAAGCCAAAGATCTGGACACAAAAGCAAACGGGATGTGAATAACAATGCACATTTTAGTGGGAAGTTAAACGTGCCAAACTGTTTATGAAACAACAGAAAGTTCATTTTGATACATGCAGCACTAATATTTAATGTTCCATATAACTGTTTTGATAGAGAATGGTGACAAGCTGTAGCttggtctttatttttatttgttgcttCGTATTAAAAGGCAACTTTCCAGTTATGAGTCCTCTTTAAATATGccaatgtatttatgtattcatgAACTTTGTACTGCCCCGATCAGTCCAGCGTCTGCGTGGGAGAGACAAGACGGCTGAGAGAGACGACACGTAATGCGCAGATCAGACGAAAAGCAAATGTGCTCGCTCGTGATTGCACAATGTCAGACTAGTACATCCAGTTTCTTTACAATCATTCGGCTTTATCTTATCATCTCAAATGCGACTGGCTACACTCGTTACTGTGGGGATGACGACAGGAGTTGGATCGCACCAACTATTAtacgaaaaaaaatgggggtggggACGACGACGTGTATTGGTAAGTCACCGGTGCTCAGAACAGGAGAGGACTTTGTGTAAGGCTTCCTTGACGTATGTTCACGTAATTTTAATACTCTCAAGccaacaacaaaatgttatgtagcctagctAACTTGTGCTAACACTTGTGGTTGAgcgtaaacatgctgccgttctgCTGAACTGGACACATAATCTGACCAAAGCAGTGAATTCCAACCTCTTTGGAGACAAGGAACACACTTTACaagtgaaaaatctcacggAACACCAACAAATAAAAGTGTCACAAAAACTAGATACTACAttcattgctgtatgtacttactgccatctagtagaagattactgtatttttttctgtctgtcactgtGACTCATTAGCATAAAATAgacacattatttattgtaaatatatattattttgaccaattaagtACACCTGTGAATACAATAAAAGAACACCTCATTTAAATACTTATTggtccatcttgtgatcggatcagtgatcacttattgtttttctttaaactcCCTGATTggtgattggccccaaaaatcctcatCGTGTAAAGCCTGTCCACAGTACCATGAACTACAGTGGCACATTGTACCGGTACTAAAATAGTACTACATTGCATTTTTTAGTACCTCCCACCCCCAATAATGTGCTCAATACTACAAGTATATTATAATCACACAAATGACTCCGTATACCTTGCCAACTCTATACTCTCTTCAACTGTAGCTTTTATAAATTGTCCAAACAATATAACGTAGGGGAAATAATGAAATATTCTTTTAACTTTGATATCCACCCATTGCTTTATACTATTAGAAATTATTATCAAGCACAAATAAGTTGggattcccttttttttaaccatttatgaTCCACtggttttattgttattttagttgTTACCCATTGTACCATTTCATTACAGGTATCACAGTACTTTATACATGTATAGCTTTCAATTCAGAATCAATTGAGTTGATCATTGTACTTACTTAACATCTCACTAATTTGCTTTTGTAATATGTGGAGTATGTTTAGTTGTAAAGGGAACAAATATATTTGCATGACATTTCACCGTGTGTACGACAATCAGCCTGAGCCCAACTTACTCACCACTGCGGCTATTTCAGCTCCACTGTTGTGGTTTATGCACGCGAGCACGAGCGCtgacaagaagaagaggaaggtgcTAGCTGCCGTGTTCCCCAAATCCTATaggaacacacaaaaacatcatacaAATTGTTTTGACTGCaacagaagggaaaaaaatagaacaatttGGCTTGCTATAATAACCACTCAGATTGCACCCCTGTTCCTTCATTATAGCACAGTTATAAACTAAGTACATGGTTTAAAATGAGTGAACGCCTCATAGTTCTGACAAAAGCCACCCCCAAAGGGAGATCAAAGAAATCCTTACTTCCTTTATGTGTTTAACACAGTTTGGGGTTAATGATGCCATCCCGTGCTCGGTGTTGGGGGTTGCCTGCATGATTTCAATTATCactgacatgcttttttttgtcatatgacACAAAAGATTCGCACAACTGCAATGACAAGTGGTCACTCGCATACATCTTTTAAGGGAAATGATTCACAATAATGTCACACCAGGGTGGGTTCATCAGTAAACCATTAATAAGGACACATAATGATGGATGGAAAGCCGTAATCCAAACCATGCCGAGTCAGCACCAAAACTGGGCATATCCTCGCACCcccaacacgcacacacagttgaACAGGATCAAGTATAATTTTTGAAGGTCGTGTCTCATGATGGCGCAAACACATTACTCATCCGGTCGGTTCAGTCTCACACATTCCATGTTTTCGCCCAACAGACACTGTAAAAGCTTAAATAAGACCAGACCAGACCAAACCACTGGCTCTCTGATTGAGTCCAGTCCTCAGGCAGTTCCTCaacgaactttttttttttgtcctgttcaacTGTTGGGTCAAGCAGAAAGGAGGATCTGCATCCCTTTAATGGCAGAACAGTTTAACTGTGTCACAGTCAACTTTTTAAGCTGCCGCTGTGGTTTCTTAGtctttaaatgcattttattgcaTACCAGAGTCGATCAGAACAAGGTTTCTCGAGGGGGGTGAGAAAAGGAGGCAACAGAGGACAAAGCACGAACCGTAAACACAATGAGGATAGGCAATCATAATATACTCAGAACAATGACACGAGATACGAGTCTTGTATGTCCACATCCCGCACCCAGTGCTGGATGGAATGTGGGGGGATTCCCGGGGGTTGGTGCTGCAGGGCTGGGCGGGGTGGCCCTCTCTATCTGTGGTTGTCCTGCCTGCTGGGCCTAACCTAAGGGAGTCATGCCTCAAAGGGGAAGTCGGAGTGGTAGGATGCTACCAACAAAGAGGATGAAAACCCAAAAGAGGTGTAgctataatataaaaaaaaaacattactataAAAGATTGCACAGTAACAAATCCAGTAAGGACACGTCAACTCTTTAAGGACACAAAAGACAGCCTGTTaatgaataaattatgattattaagCCAGAACTAGACGGCTCAGTAAGCCGcaggaaaaaaggaaatgacaGAATGTAAACAAAACCTCAAACCTGAGGATTTCAAATTATGTGTATGAACGCTACTGGTCAGAGCTAGGCCACCTATTTCTCTAAATGCAGTCAATCTGACGCGTCACtaaacaagtacaaaaaaagaaaaaaatatttagcccTAATGAATACCATTTGTCCTTGGTTGAGGCATAATAGCATCCCATGGAAGCTATAAGGCAATCTGATAGCTCGAGTTGGAACGCTCACTGCTTGACTGTGACATGTAAACTGTGTGGCTTCTGGAATTATAGCTAGAAGCTATTTTCCACTCCATGCTGCACAGACAACACCATCTTGTGTGTATAGGCAAATAGCAAAAGGCAAGCAGTTTCAAGAAAACCAAACAGCTCATTTAGTTCCAGCTGAAACTGCTTGTTTTAGTGACACTGGATCCCGAGGGCTTCCCAGCAAACTTCAGACTCTTTACAGGATCTGAAGAACGTTCCCTTTAGACTCCAATCACAGGTCAGATAGTGGCTATTCTCTTAAGAGGAAGGGAATAATGTACTTTGCaaaagaaaagtttaaaaaaaatcattccacACTAACACTGACGTGAGGTATGCCAACAGGTCACAAAGCCACAACAACACTCCTATTTTCTCTTTTGCCTTTTCTTGTACAAGTGTGTGTGGAGGGTGTATGTGTGTTGGGTCGGGGGGTAGCTTCTAATTGCAATGGTATGATAACCAATCAATCACGGTGGTGACACGagcccatccatctattttccatactCCATTGGTTTTCCTCAGTCGAGTCctggcacatactgtacagtactgtataagcagccattcacacacacagtaGAACCTGAGAGgtatgttttgaggatgtgagaAAAAACATGCCAACACAGGCACTCAGACGTTGCTATCTGGTGTCATACAAAAGCATATTCCATGATGTATTTTACCATCTAAGACCACAGTTATATGTTGTAAAATTTGTGGGCCAGTATTTCACTGCAAATATCACTGCAATGAGGTTCTTCTGGATGCAGAAGTATCCAAAATAAACACAGCTGATGTGCTGCAAATATCCATAAAGGGGGTTTGAAAATGGATTACCAGGTAAAACAAAAGCAGATGAAGCATAATGTGCTAACAGAATGCATGTCACTCAATGTAGCATGATTATACTCAACATCACAGTTTGCTAAAAGCAGAACATACAAATATCCTGATGTACGATGGCCCCAGTACAGCATGCAACGGTTTGGTTCCTGCGGCACCAGCGATAAATTGCATACTAACCATTAGGTTCCAGTTGATGTGAGGCACCTTGGTATGCAGGTTGAGAGAGAAAATCAGCAGGAGTGTGCCTGTGACCACAAAGGCAGTACAGCTGACAAACTCAAAGAAGTAGACGCCACTGCACGGGGAACACATCATGATGGTTTCGATGCAGATAAACCCGATCATTGACAGGACCTAGAAAGAAATGGATCATAGGCAAGGTAAACAGTTGTAAACATAGCGAGCAAGCGATGGGCAAAATCCTGGTACGGAATAAAACAATAATCATTAATATTGATACAATGGAGACCATATGCACAGTGCCCAGAATATTAAATACGTCTGTGGTGAAACATTAAGAATTATTTTTATGTGGGAATACTGCTGAATTTTGATACATAAGGTTGGCCTGATGccttttggggaaaaactgcTGGGTTGACATTCTTTATAAAAGTTACACATTCTTGATGTTTCCCACACACTTATTAGTTGATCATGTTACTGTTTATACCTGTATTAATTGGCTATTGATTGaccattatatttattattaaggAAATGTTTGCACAGTACACCTAAAGGTGACACACGGTTTTGCTGTGAAACTAAGCTTAGTCTTACTGTAGAATTCCCACACTAGTGTTGACTGATACAGTTTTGGAGTTTGATCttggagagaaaaaacaatGCTGAAATGCAACGCAGGATAAAAATAGCATGCAGAGGTTTTCAGCATTAAGGGGACTCAAACAGGCACCAATGGTGAATGTTTGTTCAGAATTTCTGGGCTTTCCCAATGATGGAGAGATTATCCTAGGAATAGACGTGAGGTCATGAACCCATCTCACGAGTCCACTCATAGCAGCCCGAATGGACGCCTTCCGCCAGCAAGTCATCAACATACCACACTATGGGACGAATTCCGttactttggtgttcttttcCCATTGAAGGTCCTGCAAAACCGCATGCAGATTGTCGGCTGGGTGAGTGGGATCCAAAACCCAGAATCTCGACAGAACGAAGCAAAACACCACAGTAACAACCCCACCTAAACTACGTCCGACATTGGAGAACAATGAACTCGTGTTGAATGTTTAACAGAGATTGGCTGGGGGTAAGAATACAAGCAATACTAACAACAACCACCACAACTTATCAAAAGTATAGATCTGGATAGTTTTTGCCCACTACAACCAAAAAAGGTTCTACCCAAACAAGAGTCCAAGTCATCAAATGCAAATACCATTACTACCCCAAAAGTGATAGGTGTCGAGCTACCAAACAGGCGGTTGAGAAGGAGCCACAAAAGCTCCATGATAGATCATCTTCTAAGTCATGATTAGATGTTCTTCTTCACTCTTTTACTGTCTGTGCAAATGCATAATCACACAAAACCTCCCTTTCACTACTTATGTGACaagattgttattattttagaCACCaaagtagttgttttttttttttgccactgttAAAATGCAAATACTGCAAAAACTGCAAGCCTTCctgtgcatggaaaaaaaaagaatggcaaAAAATGGTACTGTGAGAGTGCTTGAGCAGCAACCCCACAGTCTGTGCACTGGAAACCACTGCTAGCCTGAGTGGAGGTTATATTTCACCACAGAGGATAAG
The DNA window shown above is from Syngnathoides biaculeatus isolate LvHL_M chromosome 3, ASM1980259v1, whole genome shotgun sequence and carries:
- the LOC133498304 gene encoding cyclin-dependent kinase inhibitor 1C-like, whose amino-acid sequence is MDAVVCRKSVRRDLFGAAVRERMERELETKLVQSIQEDTLRWNFSFQTETPLSGSLLWEKERVERTAAFYHESSVGSSMSPSAELVCEETLEHSPSANKRPAEVTPGLTKKALTNSAIKIARK
- the cmtm4 gene encoding CKLF-like MARVEL transmembrane domain-containing protein 4, which codes for MRNTEEAEGLDGEASNTSMISGASSPYQPTTEPVHARSFLGAVRCNVDYLKSYLGLFKVVEVVLSMIGFICIETIMMCSPCSGVYFFEFVSCTAFVVTGTLLLIFSLNLHTKVPHINWNLMDLGNTAASTFLFFLSALVLACINHNSGAEIAAVIFGFLATGVYGLNTFLAVRRRRRGNGTQRAAQSNEYMRARTASRGEMEARPELA